GATGAGTTAGCTAAGCAGGTGAACTAAGGGAGGTGGGAGCTGGACTGGATACTTCCTCAGGTTTGGCATTCACCGAAGCCTTCGGCTTCCTCTCAGTGCACAGAGCAGAGGCTCTACAGTTGTCAggatcccttcccccaccctgtcCTGGGAGCCAGCCCGGACCCCTTGCTCATCAGCAGCTCTGTACAGCCTTCTCCTCTCCACCTCCTGCCCTTCCTTTTTCACTGTGTCAGAGGACTACCAGCAAGCACCCCTCCCGATCCCAGTTTATGAACATGGTGGATCCCACTGTTCTACCTCCGGTCACGGGGCCGGCTGCCCCTATGGCTGCCAAGGACAAACGAGAGGCACAGACATCGAGGGCTTGATATTTTATTAGAAGCCTTCAGAACAGCCTGTGTTCTCCCACAAGACCAAGAGTTCAAATTCTTAAGTACAAAATCGTGCCCACATGCACCCACCCATACAAATGAATCCTTTAAGGATCGTCGTGGAGACCCCACCCTCCCAGACAGCCTACTGTGAGCACGCATCAGACAGCTAAGGCCATGTGGACCTTGAGGTGAGGTCCCATGGGCCCTATGCCCACGCAGGCTGAGTGCTTTCCTATGAGGAAACACCTGCAGTTCCGCCTTCACAAAAGGCAAATGTGCCCAGGGCACAGCCCGCCTGCAGGGTGCTTGCCCAGCAGCAACAGGCCCTGAAGAAAGTCCTCTACGGGCTGGGGAGAGCCAACCCCCGACTCTACAAATATCATAGAACCCCCGGTGGTGACCGGGAACTTCGCAGAAGTCACTTGCTGAAATGCAAACACAAAACAACCCCACGGGGTCGTACAGGCGGCAGAGGGTGGGCCCTGATTATCCCCAAACGACAACTCTGCACACACATTCCCTAAGAATGACCCTccggctggccagccagcctggggaGGGAGCCTTCCGAAGAAGTTAGCGGCCAACCTGGGGCGGAACTGCGGCTGGGGAATGTCTTCCCacatccagaggaaggagctCGTCCTCTGGTCCGCTCCAGTCACCCGACGGCCGCTGGGTCACCAAGGCCGCCAGAGGCCGCAGGCCGGTTGGCGCGAGTTGGAGACCGCTGCAGCGGCCTTAGCGGAGGAGCGCGCTGGCTGGGGCGCAGCGCCGGGCGCCTGGGGCTCCTTGGCAGGCGCGGCGGGAGCTGGAGGCCGCTGGAAGTGGTAAAGCAGCTTCATCTGAGTGTCGCTGGCTGCATGCAGGGTCAGGAACTGCACCGCCTCCTGCAGGCACCACGAGTAGCCCTCGCTGTAGTCCTGgtgcaggctcttggggccggcgGCCGCGGCGAAGGCTGTAGGGAGACGGAGCGGCATGAGTGGGGCGCGCGCGGTGGGAGCCACACCGGTGGGGAGCAGGAGGCGGGCGCAGGCGCCTGGCTCACCTTTGCTGTGCTTCAGGTAGCTGACGGCCATCTCCAGGATGTCGGCCTTCTCCAGTTTGGAGTTGGGCTGGTGCCGCGCGAACTCCTGCTCCAGCAGCAGCTTCAGCTGCTCTATGCTGCTGTTGATGCGGTCCCGACGCATCTTCTCCACCACTGGCTTCCGCAGCTGCGGGAGGAGAGGCGTCAGGTGGGCGGCGGACGCCGGAGGCCCCGGGGGAACGGGACGGCGCGCGCCGGGCGAGTGGCACTTACTCGGTTTTTCTCCTTGGGACTGAGCATCTCCACCGC
Above is a window of Arvicanthis niloticus isolate mArvNil1 chromosome 5, mArvNil1.pat.X, whole genome shotgun sequence DNA encoding:
- the Hes5 gene encoding transcription factor HES-5 yields the protein MAPSTVAVEMLSPKEKNRLRKPVVEKMRRDRINSSIEQLKLLLEQEFARHQPNSKLEKADILEMAVSYLKHSKAFAAAAGPKSLHQDYSEGYSWCLQEAVQFLTLHAASDTQMKLLYHFQRPPAPAAPAKEPQAPGAAPQPARSSAKAAAAVSNSRQPACGLWRPW